A region of uncultured Anaeromusa sp. DNA encodes the following proteins:
- a CDS encoding chemotaxis protein, with the protein MEQGTDKRGILLESGTNEFEIVEFVVGEVTYGINVAKVREVINLVPVTKMPNVHPYVDGVFTLRGRVMPLVNLPRCLGQGTDKEPTNIIVSELNEFYVGFLVHGVSRIHRISWSAMEEPPAISSSEMVVGIVKMAEKMVLLLDFEKIVSEINPEINKKLTSIPTANERLTSLRKTKRILVAEDSPLLRDLLVGTLHEAGYEEVIICNNGQQAWEKLDAIAKSGEDMNNYVDIVITDIEMPKMDGHHLLKRIREENRLEGLPVFIFSSLINEEMRRKGENLGANGQISKPEIVQLIDLIDKKIL; encoded by the coding sequence ATGGAACAAGGCACTGATAAAAGAGGCATTCTCCTGGAGTCGGGAACGAATGAATTTGAAATCGTAGAATTTGTTGTGGGTGAAGTAACCTATGGTATTAACGTAGCGAAAGTCCGTGAAGTAATTAATTTGGTGCCTGTCACTAAAATGCCCAATGTCCATCCTTATGTGGATGGCGTGTTTACGTTGCGCGGGCGGGTTATGCCACTGGTCAATTTGCCTCGTTGTTTGGGGCAGGGAACCGATAAAGAGCCGACTAATATTATTGTCAGTGAGCTGAATGAATTTTATGTTGGCTTTTTGGTTCACGGCGTGTCCCGAATTCATCGAATTTCTTGGAGCGCCATGGAAGAGCCGCCGGCGATCAGCAGTTCGGAAATGGTAGTAGGCATTGTGAAGATGGCTGAGAAAATGGTACTGCTTCTAGATTTTGAGAAAATCGTCTCTGAAATTAACCCGGAAATCAACAAAAAACTGACCAGCATTCCTACGGCTAACGAACGGCTGACGAGCTTGCGCAAAACCAAACGCATCCTTGTGGCGGAGGATTCTCCTTTACTGCGTGACTTGCTGGTAGGCACGCTTCATGAAGCAGGCTATGAAGAAGTAATTATCTGTAATAATGGTCAGCAGGCATGGGAGAAATTAGATGCCATTGCTAAATCGGGCGAAGATATGAATAACTACGTAGATATTGTTATTACCGACATTGAAATGCCGAAAATGGATGGTCACCATTTGCTGAAACGCATTCGCGAAGAAAATCGCTTAGAAGGATTACCTGTATTTATCTTCTCTTCGTTAATTAACGAAGAAATGCGCCGTAAAGGAGAAAATTTGGGAGCAAACGGGCAAATTTCCAAACCGGAAATTGTGCAATTGATCGATCTAATTGACAAGAAGATTCTGTAA
- a CDS encoding S1-like domain-containing RNA-binding protein — protein sequence MSENEKPRLQAATLATLKVVRKADFGVFLDGGTGQTSDDILLHQGQQNRPVEVGEEVDVFLYHDARSRITASMKLPKMKEGQVARAEVIHFTGKQGAFVDLGAERAVFMPFSRMRGRVYEGEKVWVKLYTDKTGRLAVTMEVEEDLQRAALPFAGKVGDKLKGTVYNETEEGYFLFAEGRHVAFLHRSEMAEAALRMGQEIEFRVAFIRPDGRINISLRPQKEDALVEDGERILQFLQERGGKMPYGDATSPEIVQTKFGMSKAAFKRALGRLLRQGTIRQEDGWTWVCEETEENKEN from the coding sequence ATGAGCGAGAATGAAAAACCGCGCCTTCAGGCGGCAACCTTAGCGACGCTGAAGGTAGTACGTAAAGCGGACTTTGGTGTATTTCTGGATGGAGGCACCGGCCAGACTAGTGACGATATTCTACTGCACCAAGGGCAGCAGAACCGACCTGTTGAGGTAGGAGAAGAAGTGGATGTCTTTCTCTACCATGACGCTAGAAGCCGTATAACGGCCAGTATGAAGCTTCCGAAGATGAAGGAAGGGCAAGTGGCTAGGGCGGAGGTTATCCACTTCACGGGCAAACAGGGCGCGTTTGTGGACCTTGGGGCGGAACGGGCGGTTTTTATGCCCTTCAGTCGCATGCGAGGACGCGTCTACGAAGGAGAGAAGGTTTGGGTTAAGCTATATACAGACAAAACCGGACGTCTTGCTGTGACGATGGAAGTAGAAGAAGATCTGCAACGGGCGGCGCTTCCTTTTGCCGGCAAAGTAGGCGATAAGCTTAAAGGCACCGTCTATAATGAAACCGAAGAAGGATACTTTTTGTTTGCCGAAGGGCGGCATGTTGCCTTTTTACATCGAAGTGAAATGGCTGAAGCGGCTTTACGCATGGGACAGGAAATTGAGTTTCGGGTGGCTTTTATTCGGCCGGACGGACGGATAAATATATCCTTACGGCCACAAAAGGAAGATGCGCTAGTTGAGGACGGGGAGCGCATCTTGCAGTTCTTGCAGGAACGGGGCGGAAAAATGCCCTATGGAGATGCTACAAGTCCGGAAATCGTTCAGACCAAATTCGGCATGAGCAAAGCGGCGTTTAAGAGAGCTTTGGGCCGGCTATTGCGTCAGGGAACGATTCGGCAAGAAGACGGTTGGACTTGGGTTTGCGAAGAAACGGAAGAAAACAAAGAAAATTAA
- a CDS encoding (Fe-S)-binding protein, with protein MSNQITAADMNAQDATLLKDIEDALSNCMKCGNCMAVCPLYKEIGKESAVARGKLALMEGVLKGQLPLSEEFEKIMLTCLSCKACATKCPCGVPADELVIRGRRAAAKARGLSPIKKNVFNLLKHRQLFDFALRMAGLFGPLSFKKLPRPMAAVARFPMPGMDARRITAPFAATPFRNQVPERITVANPKKKVGFFTGCTINYIYTDMGQSVVNVLKANDVEIVIPSTQHCCGTPVYVYGQTERTQAFAKHNIEVFEDAISKYNLDAIIASCGSCAEALKIEYPHIFHDDPQMKARAEKLANMTYEISEFLVDVLPFRKDTLGPVNETITMHDPCHMARGLKVTQQPREILKAIPGLKFVEMSAPDRCCGSGGSFNLAHYDLARQVNDKKIADIASTKADNVATSCPSCRMFLTDGLVQNNQPQNCYHVIQLLDRSYQAGANKA; from the coding sequence ATGAGCAACCAAATCACTGCGGCGGATATGAATGCCCAAGATGCAACTCTTTTGAAAGATATTGAAGATGCCCTTTCAAATTGTATGAAGTGCGGTAACTGCATGGCAGTTTGCCCTCTTTACAAAGAAATAGGCAAAGAAAGCGCTGTTGCCCGCGGCAAACTAGCCCTTATGGAAGGCGTTTTAAAAGGCCAGCTTCCTTTGAGCGAAGAATTTGAAAAAATCATGCTGACCTGCCTATCTTGTAAAGCCTGCGCCACCAAATGCCCGTGCGGCGTTCCTGCCGACGAGCTTGTCATTCGTGGTCGCCGGGCTGCTGCCAAAGCACGCGGCTTGAGCCCTATCAAAAAGAATGTCTTTAACTTGCTTAAGCATCGTCAACTTTTTGACTTTGCTTTGCGTATGGCTGGCCTTTTCGGTCCTTTGAGCTTCAAAAAGCTTCCTCGTCCGATGGCTGCTGTCGCCCGCTTCCCCATGCCAGGCATGGATGCGCGGCGCATTACGGCACCTTTTGCTGCAACGCCGTTCCGCAACCAAGTTCCGGAACGCATTACCGTTGCCAACCCTAAGAAAAAAGTCGGCTTTTTCACGGGTTGCACTATTAACTATATCTACACAGATATGGGGCAATCGGTAGTCAATGTTCTTAAAGCCAACGATGTTGAAATCGTCATCCCCAGCACCCAGCATTGCTGCGGCACGCCAGTCTATGTATACGGCCAGACCGAACGGACGCAGGCTTTTGCGAAACACAACATCGAAGTCTTTGAAGATGCTATCAGCAAATACAATTTAGATGCAATTATCGCTTCTTGCGGTTCTTGCGCCGAAGCCTTGAAAATCGAATATCCTCATATTTTCCACGATGATCCGCAAATGAAAGCTCGCGCGGAAAAGTTGGCGAACATGACCTACGAAATCAGTGAATTTCTAGTGGACGTTCTCCCCTTCCGCAAAGACACTCTTGGGCCAGTCAACGAGACCATTACTATGCACGATCCTTGCCATATGGCTCGTGGCCTAAAAGTAACCCAGCAGCCGCGGGAGATTCTCAAAGCAATTCCCGGCTTAAAATTCGTGGAAATGAGCGCGCCTGATCGTTGTTGTGGATCAGGAGGTTCCTTCAACTTGGCGCATTATGACCTTGCGCGCCAAGTTAACGACAAAAAAATTGCTGACATTGCATCCACTAAGGCTGATAATGTCGCAACTAGCTGTCCTAGCTGCCGGATGTTCCTTACCGACGGCTTGGTTCAAAACAATCAACCTCAAAACTGTTACCATGTGATTCAACTTTTGGATCGCTCGTATCAGGCTGGTGCTAACAAAGCATAA
- a CDS encoding FAD-linked oxidase C-terminal domain-containing protein — MQFNKVTQKHIDELKAIFGGANVLFDEEKMDMYSRDEVSDKQWEHMPEVVVKAGSAQEISELCKWANTNMIPITPRGGGSGLAAGAVPMYGGVVISTERMNKVHEIDTQNLFMVLEPGVTTGEVQALAKEQGLLYAGDPCSADSSFIGGNIATNAGGNRAVKYGTTTRHVYGLEIVTPTGDIVTLGGKNVKDVTGYDVVHLMVGSEGTLGIVTKIWLKLIPLPKYVADLLVPFEKMQDAINVVPKIMTAGVVPTCLEFMDGESIRASEMYLNKKLPHSDAGAYVIIEVDGSTEEQVQADYEAAGKMCMDNGALEVFVSDNLSSSERIWKARKCYAEALRMLSPVYCMEDIVVPVSEIPKALEGIAKIAAKHSCRIPSAGHAGDGNIHCTILREDRDEHTWHELKDAVLPEIYELTYSLGGNLSGEHGIGAKRAEAMERHMTPEQKTVFGLVKKAFDPNGIMNPGKVLI, encoded by the coding sequence ATGCAATTCAACAAAGTAACCCAGAAGCATATCGATGAATTGAAGGCCATCTTCGGCGGCGCCAACGTATTGTTCGACGAAGAGAAGATGGATATGTACTCCCGCGACGAAGTATCTGATAAGCAGTGGGAGCATATGCCGGAAGTAGTAGTTAAAGCAGGTTCCGCTCAAGAAATCTCGGAACTGTGCAAATGGGCTAATACTAATATGATTCCGATCACCCCTCGTGGCGGCGGTTCCGGTCTGGCTGCAGGCGCAGTTCCTATGTACGGCGGTGTGGTTATTTCTACAGAACGTATGAACAAAGTTCATGAAATCGATACGCAGAACCTGTTTATGGTTCTTGAGCCCGGCGTCACCACTGGTGAAGTACAGGCATTGGCTAAAGAACAAGGCTTGCTGTATGCTGGCGATCCTTGCTCGGCTGATTCTTCCTTCATTGGCGGTAATATTGCCACCAATGCCGGCGGCAACCGTGCTGTAAAATATGGCACTACCACCCGTCACGTATACGGTTTGGAAATTGTAACCCCTACTGGTGACATTGTCACTTTGGGCGGTAAAAACGTAAAAGACGTAACAGGCTATGATGTGGTACATCTCATGGTCGGTTCCGAAGGCACCTTGGGCATCGTGACCAAGATTTGGCTGAAACTCATTCCGTTGCCGAAGTATGTAGCCGACTTGCTGGTTCCTTTCGAAAAAATGCAGGACGCCATCAATGTGGTGCCTAAAATCATGACTGCTGGCGTAGTGCCGACTTGCTTGGAGTTTATGGATGGTGAATCCATCCGTGCTTCTGAGATGTATCTTAACAAAAAGCTGCCGCATAGCGATGCCGGCGCTTATGTTATCATCGAAGTTGACGGTTCGACAGAAGAGCAGGTTCAGGCTGACTATGAAGCTGCTGGTAAAATGTGCATGGATAATGGTGCGTTGGAAGTGTTTGTTTCCGACAATCTCTCCAGCAGTGAGCGCATCTGGAAAGCTCGTAAGTGCTACGCTGAGGCATTGCGTATGCTGAGCCCTGTGTACTGCATGGAAGACATTGTAGTGCCTGTTTCGGAGATTCCGAAAGCGCTGGAAGGCATTGCTAAAATTGCTGCAAAGCATAGCTGCCGCATTCCTTCCGCTGGTCATGCTGGCGACGGCAATATCCACTGCACTATTCTCCGCGAAGACCGGGATGAGCATACTTGGCATGAACTGAAAGACGCGGTTCTGCCGGAAATTTATGAACTGACCTACTCTCTGGGCGGCAACCTGTCCGGCGAGCACGGTATTGGCGCTAAGCGGGCGGAAGCCATGGAACGTCATATGACACCGGAGCAGAAAACTGTATTCGGTTTAGTGAAAAAAGCATTTGACCCCAATGGCATCATGAACCCCGGCAAAGTGTTGATCTAA
- a CDS encoding electron transfer flavoprotein subunit alpha/FixB family protein, giving the protein MSTYLNAGVDRENFMASFKGVYILGEQRNGQILPVTYELIARGRSLADDLNAKLTCVLLGETVENPEQAITQGADRVVFIKDASLAHFLPRPYTNAICKLVEEERPEIIIAAATTTGRTVMPLVAAKLHTGLTADCTSLTIDHDTKLLLQTRPAIGGNIMATIKTPDHRPQMSTVRPRSCKPLAADASRKGEVIEKKFEGATFVTPEKFLEFITDKTQAVGVEDAEIVIAGGKGMKNTEGWKIIETLAELLNAGVGATRDAVELGWTTYSHQIGLSGKTVAPVLYIAMGISGKIAHLAGMQTADVIVAINKDPEAQIFKVADFGIVGDVLEVGPMLIEAVKQLKAKA; this is encoded by the coding sequence GTGTCTACTTATCTGAACGCTGGCGTAGATCGCGAAAATTTCATGGCATCCTTTAAGGGTGTGTATATTCTGGGCGAGCAACGGAACGGCCAGATTTTGCCTGTAACTTATGAGCTGATTGCTCGCGGCCGCAGCTTGGCGGATGATCTGAATGCCAAGTTGACCTGTGTATTGTTGGGAGAAACTGTCGAAAACCCGGAGCAAGCCATTACGCAAGGGGCTGACCGTGTTGTTTTCATCAAGGATGCGTCCTTGGCTCATTTCCTGCCCCGTCCGTACACGAATGCTATTTGCAAGTTGGTTGAAGAAGAACGTCCGGAAATCATCATTGCTGCTGCTACTACCACGGGCCGTACGGTAATGCCGCTGGTAGCCGCTAAGCTGCATACTGGTCTGACCGCAGACTGCACTTCTTTGACTATTGATCATGATACTAAATTGTTGCTGCAAACCCGTCCGGCTATCGGCGGCAATATCATGGCTACCATTAAAACGCCTGACCATCGTCCGCAAATGTCGACAGTCCGGCCGCGTTCCTGCAAGCCATTGGCTGCTGACGCTTCTCGTAAAGGCGAAGTAATTGAAAAGAAATTTGAAGGCGCTACGTTTGTGACACCTGAAAAATTCCTCGAATTCATTACTGATAAAACCCAGGCTGTGGGTGTTGAAGATGCTGAGATCGTCATTGCTGGCGGTAAAGGCATGAAGAACACCGAGGGCTGGAAAATCATTGAAACGCTGGCTGAACTTCTGAATGCCGGCGTAGGCGCTACTCGCGATGCGGTAGAGCTGGGCTGGACTACCTATTCTCACCAGATTGGTTTGTCCGGCAAGACTGTTGCGCCGGTGCTGTATATCGCCATGGGTATTTCCGGTAAAATCGCCCATTTGGCTGGTATGCAAACTGCCGACGTAATTGTGGCTATCAACAAGGATCCCGAAGCGCAGATCTTCAAGGTCGCTGACTTCGGTATTGTTGGCGATGTACTTGAAGTCGGTCCTATGCTCATTGAAGCGGTGAAACAACTCAAGGCAAAAGCGTAA
- the lgt gene encoding prolipoprotein diacylglyceryl transferase yields the protein MYPYLFFIGDFPVRSYGMVMMLSIVLATVVAYFLAKQDGRWHQHVPDFGICCGFAGLIGARLWDVFFFDWSYYQHHLLEIPFVWQGGMSIQGGVVFGALAGYWYTKHHGIDTWAFADIAAAPAVIFGQALGRAANLLNGDAFGHPTGDGFGIVYPVGSLAQHTYGMQPLWPAEIWEGQIDLVIFALLLLLRTTNHRKGQVFACYVFLYSTARFGLEFLRGDYGTLLWGLKSAQLTGGAMAVLALLVFALLGRFGKPIRNISDN from the coding sequence ATGTATCCATATCTTTTTTTTATTGGCGACTTTCCTGTGCGTTCTTATGGCATGGTGATGATGTTGAGTATTGTTTTAGCAACTGTTGTGGCTTATTTTTTGGCAAAACAGGATGGCCGCTGGCATCAACATGTGCCTGACTTTGGAATTTGCTGTGGGTTTGCCGGATTAATAGGAGCACGCCTATGGGATGTGTTTTTTTTCGACTGGAGCTATTATCAGCATCACCTTTTGGAAATTCCTTTTGTCTGGCAAGGGGGCATGTCGATTCAAGGCGGTGTGGTATTCGGCGCTTTGGCCGGCTATTGGTATACTAAGCATCATGGCATTGATACGTGGGCTTTTGCGGATATTGCGGCTGCGCCTGCAGTTATTTTCGGGCAAGCTCTGGGACGGGCCGCCAATTTACTTAATGGTGACGCTTTTGGACATCCGACAGGAGACGGATTCGGCATCGTTTATCCCGTGGGCTCTTTAGCACAGCACACTTATGGAATGCAGCCTCTTTGGCCGGCGGAGATTTGGGAAGGACAGATCGACCTGGTTATCTTCGCGTTGCTGCTGTTGTTGCGGACAACAAATCATCGCAAGGGACAGGTGTTTGCTTGTTATGTGTTTTTGTATTCAACGGCACGCTTTGGCCTGGAATTTTTGAGGGGGGATTACGGAACGTTGCTCTGGGGTCTTAAATCAGCGCAGTTGACAGGAGGCGCGATGGCTGTGCTGGCACTGTTGGTTTTTGCGCTTTTGGGACGGTTTGGAAAACCTATTCGCAATATAAGCGACAATTGA
- a CDS encoding electron transfer flavoprotein subunit beta/FixA family protein produces the protein MHIVVFVKQVPGTENVKMDPETGVMIRSGKDVVINPLDENALTEAIKIKNSRDDVRVTAVSMGPPTAEKALKEAIALGADAGILVSGREFAGSDTIATAKALAAAVRKAGEVDIVICGERATDGETGQTAAMVALYLDMPVQTYVSAVDVFDDKVIVKRTVERGFERVEVPTPVLISVNKDINEVGMPTLSGKLHAKTVAVDSYDAAGLGIEKCEVGLGGSPTRVVKVFSPKLARDTIMRKADGTTKPVEELVEFLVKKEVLG, from the coding sequence GTGCATATTGTTGTGTTTGTGAAGCAAGTGCCGGGGACAGAAAATGTCAAGATGGATCCTGAAACGGGAGTCATGATTCGCAGTGGCAAAGACGTCGTAATCAATCCGCTGGATGAAAACGCGTTGACCGAGGCCATCAAAATCAAAAATTCTCGTGATGATGTTCGGGTAACCGCCGTCAGCATGGGACCACCTACTGCGGAGAAAGCTCTGAAAGAAGCCATTGCCTTAGGGGCGGATGCTGGTATTTTGGTTTCCGGGCGCGAGTTTGCTGGTTCGGATACGATTGCTACGGCAAAAGCCTTGGCAGCAGCGGTCCGCAAAGCAGGGGAAGTGGACATCGTTATTTGCGGCGAGCGCGCTACCGATGGTGAAACTGGCCAGACGGCCGCTATGGTTGCTCTGTATCTTGACATGCCTGTGCAGACCTACGTGTCCGCCGTTGATGTTTTTGATGACAAAGTCATTGTAAAACGTACTGTTGAACGCGGTTTCGAACGGGTGGAAGTTCCCACTCCAGTGTTGATCAGCGTTAATAAAGATATTAATGAAGTAGGCATGCCTACGCTGAGCGGCAAATTACACGCGAAAACCGTAGCGGTTGATTCTTATGATGCTGCTGGTTTGGGCATTGAAAAATGCGAAGTAGGCTTGGGTGGTTCGCCGACTCGTGTTGTGAAAGTATTTAGTCCGAAATTGGCGCGTGATACCATTATGCGTAAAGCCGATGGCACGACCAAACCCGTAGAAGAGCTTGTTGAATTCCTGGTCAAAAAAGAAGTACTGGGTTAA
- a CDS encoding sugar diacid recognition domain-containing protein, translating into MAKSLKRQLDARFAQTLVDIVAAELNKNVNITDEHGVIIASFSTERITQVHEIAANMLQTGVIRECAVSEEDERQWKGVRKGWNVPILFENHCVGVIGVSGEPETSAPYARLAARFVEAALQANARQEELVQALNEKKELQSSLMNRIIQAQEEERRRISRELHDETSQALTSIIVGLRVLAAGAKGQAEESSLLQMRDLAVQTLEAVHHLAVELRPILLDDLGLLAAVQKYIEGYMKQYGIQVQLHVSNMHRERFPSELETTIYRILQEALTNAARHAQAEQIDVTLAKQRGKIILVVADNGIGFAEGRYKGHQGYTALGIYGMRERTALLDGTLEIKSSPGDGTTLIVEIPLRRRKKAEEI; encoded by the coding sequence ATGGCGAAAAGCTTAAAAAGGCAGCTAGATGCGAGATTTGCTCAAACGTTGGTTGATATTGTAGCAGCAGAGTTGAATAAAAATGTAAATATTACCGATGAACATGGCGTGATTATTGCTTCTTTCAGTACTGAGCGCATTACCCAAGTGCATGAAATTGCCGCTAATATGCTGCAAACAGGCGTGATTCGAGAATGCGCCGTCAGTGAAGAGGATGAGCGTCAATGGAAGGGCGTGCGTAAAGGCTGGAATGTACCTATTCTTTTTGAAAATCATTGTGTCGGCGTTATTGGCGTCAGTGGCGAGCCGGAAACTTCGGCGCCTTATGCAAGACTCGCCGCTCGCTTTGTAGAGGCGGCTCTGCAGGCCAATGCACGTCAGGAAGAGCTGGTGCAGGCTCTGAATGAAAAGAAAGAACTGCAGTCCAGTCTGATGAACCGGATCATTCAGGCCCAGGAGGAAGAACGCAGACGCATCTCACGGGAACTTCATGATGAAACAAGCCAGGCGTTAACATCGATCATTGTCGGCCTGCGTGTCTTGGCTGCCGGGGCTAAAGGGCAGGCAGAAGAAAGTAGTTTACTGCAGATGCGCGATCTGGCGGTACAGACGCTGGAGGCGGTGCATCATCTGGCCGTGGAACTGAGGCCTATCCTTTTGGACGATTTAGGGCTCCTGGCAGCAGTGCAAAAGTATATAGAAGGGTATATGAAGCAATACGGCATACAAGTTCAATTGCATGTAAGCAATATGCACCGGGAACGTTTTCCAAGTGAGCTGGAAACTACGATCTATCGCATTTTGCAAGAGGCATTGACCAATGCAGCTCGTCATGCTCAAGCAGAACAAATCGACGTGACGCTGGCTAAGCAACGAGGAAAAATCATTTTAGTAGTGGCAGACAATGGCATCGGTTTTGCTGAAGGGCGATATAAGGGGCATCAAGGGTATACAGCCCTTGGTATTTATGGTATGCGCGAACGGACCGCTTTATTGGATGGAACCCTAGAAATCAAGTCTTCTCCTGGAGACGGTACAACTTTGATTGTGGAGATTCCCTTGCGTAGACGTAAAAAAGCAGAAGAAATTTAG
- a CDS encoding FAD-linked oxidase C-terminal domain-containing protein: MQQTQIQELKKIVGADHVLTSPEDLYTYSYDATPGHAHMPDAVVIPENAEEVSQVLKLANANKIPVYTRGSGTNLSAGTCPTKGGIVLLMTRFDKIIEIDLENLVAVAEPGVIVATLNTEVAKNGLIYPPDPGTVATATLGGTAAENAGGLRGLKYGVSKHYIMGMEVVLPSGEIINCGGKNVKDVSGYDLTKLMVGSEGTLGVITKLILKLVPAPEAQKSMMAVFHDLDKAGQAISAIVAAKIIPATLEIMDNATIRTVEDYAKCGLPLDAEAVVLIEVDGLPEVVEKEAAKVVEILNKYDGQAQLAKNAQDRDNLWAARRAALPALAKLRPTTFVEDATVPRNQVAAMIRLVNDAAAKYNVTIGTFGHAGDGNMHPTIVCDLRDEEEMGRVYKAMDDIFLGALKLGGTLSGEHGIGLGKLRYMEDQHGPAAMNAMRSIKRALDPNLILNPGKLVGEC; encoded by the coding sequence ATGCAACAAACCCAAATCCAAGAGCTCAAAAAGATTGTCGGTGCTGACCATGTTCTGACTAGTCCGGAAGATTTGTACACCTATTCTTATGATGCCACACCCGGCCATGCTCATATGCCGGACGCTGTTGTCATCCCGGAAAATGCAGAGGAAGTTTCTCAGGTTCTCAAATTAGCTAATGCCAACAAGATTCCCGTTTACACGCGTGGCTCCGGCACCAACCTGAGCGCTGGCACCTGTCCCACAAAAGGCGGCATCGTATTGTTGATGACCCGTTTTGACAAAATCATTGAAATTGATTTGGAAAACCTGGTTGCCGTGGCTGAGCCTGGCGTAATTGTTGCCACTTTAAACACAGAAGTCGCTAAAAACGGCCTCATTTATCCTCCTGATCCGGGCACGGTTGCTACGGCTACTCTCGGAGGCACCGCTGCAGAAAATGCAGGCGGCCTGCGTGGTCTAAAATACGGCGTATCCAAGCATTATATTATGGGCATGGAAGTCGTTCTGCCCAGCGGCGAAATTATCAACTGCGGTGGCAAAAACGTTAAAGACGTCTCCGGCTATGATCTTACTAAACTTATGGTTGGCTCCGAAGGCACTTTGGGTGTCATTACCAAGCTAATCTTGAAATTGGTTCCCGCTCCAGAAGCACAAAAAAGCATGATGGCGGTTTTCCATGATCTGGACAAAGCTGGCCAGGCCATTTCCGCTATTGTAGCCGCAAAAATCATTCCAGCCACTTTGGAAATTATGGATAACGCTACCATTCGTACTGTAGAAGACTATGCGAAATGCGGCCTTCCTTTAGATGCTGAAGCCGTTGTTCTGATTGAAGTAGACGGTCTTCCTGAAGTAGTTGAAAAAGAAGCTGCTAAAGTAGTAGAAATTCTCAACAAATATGACGGCCAGGCTCAGTTGGCTAAAAACGCGCAAGATCGCGACAATCTCTGGGCTGCTCGCCGTGCCGCTCTGCCGGCGCTGGCAAAATTGCGTCCTACCACGTTTGTGGAAGATGCTACGGTTCCTCGCAATCAGGTTGCAGCCATGATTCGCCTAGTTAATGACGCAGCTGCAAAATACAATGTCACGATTGGCACCTTTGGTCATGCTGGCGACGGTAATATGCATCCCACCATCGTCTGCGATCTGCGTGATGAAGAAGAAATGGGCCGCGTGTATAAAGCTATGGACGACATTTTCCTTGGCGCTTTGAAGCTAGGCGGAACTTTGTCCGGCGAGCACGGCATCGGCTTGGGTAAACTTCGCTATATGGAAGACCAGCATGGTCCTGCCGCCATGAATGCTATGCGTTCCATTAAGCGCGCCCTTGACCCCAATCTGATTCTCAATCCTGGCAAACTAGTAGGAGAGTGTTAA
- a CDS encoding response regulator transcription factor — MKKISIILADDHAVLRSGLKALLHCSPQFEVIGEAGDGLEALHMVEHLSPDVLILDLSMPGMTGVDVLKEIRSRNLPCRVLVLTMYDDEEYIKEVMRAGADGYVLKKSADTELIEGIVKIHEGKKHLNETISQTLIESLLRTSVNEPDNQNPYVLLSVREREVLRFLAQGHTNSEIAEMLSISAKTVDTYRSRIMNKLNVSKKSELVNYAIRYKLINT; from the coding sequence ATGAAAAAAATCAGCATTATCCTTGCAGACGATCATGCCGTATTGCGCTCCGGCCTGAAAGCCTTGCTTCATTGTTCACCTCAGTTTGAAGTGATCGGAGAAGCGGGTGACGGTTTGGAAGCCTTGCATATGGTGGAGCATCTTTCGCCGGATGTTCTTATTTTGGATTTGTCTATGCCTGGCATGACCGGTGTGGACGTGCTCAAAGAAATTCGCTCGCGCAACCTCCCCTGCCGCGTACTAGTTCTTACTATGTATGACGATGAGGAATATATTAAGGAAGTTATGCGAGCCGGCGCCGATGGTTATGTCTTAAAAAAGTCTGCGGACACGGAATTAATTGAGGGTATTGTCAAGATTCACGAAGGAAAAAAACATTTGAATGAGACGATTTCCCAAACACTAATTGAAAGCTTGCTCCGCACCTCTGTCAACGAACCGGACAATCAAAATCCATATGTCCTACTCAGTGTTCGTGAACGAGAAGTACTCCGTTTTTTAGCTCAAGGCCATACAAACAGTGAAATTGCGGAAATGCTTTCCATCAGCGCCAAAACGGTGGATACCTACCGTTCTCGTATCATGAACAAGCTAAACGTAAGCAAAAAATCAGAACTTGTAAACTATGCGATCCGTTACAAGCTCATTAACACCTGA